DNA from Hyphomicrobiales bacterium:
ACCGTCAGTTGCGGCTTCAGCTCGCCCCAAAGCGCGATGCCTTCCAACAGGGTACCGGAAACGTTGAGCCGCGGAATGCCGAGGCTAAGCGTCGCGTCCATATGGAAATGCGGGTCAACGAAAGGCGGTGCCAGGAGGTAACCGTTTCCGTCGATCTCGTTCTCCGCTTCGACCTTAAGGTCGGGCGCAATCTCGACGATGGTGCCGCTCTGGATCGCGACATCGACCAGTGTGTTTGGGCCTGCGTCATCACCAGCGATTGCGGAAAAGTCGGTCGGCTTGTGGAGCCGCGTGCGGCGCACGACAAGATCTAGCATTCAGCACCTTTACGGGTGGGTAACCGGCTAAGGGTCGCGCTTGGCGCGGGTGCTGTCAACTGCAGGACGCAGGGAAACGTGCCTAGTGCAAGAGCATGCACAGGGAATAAGCAGGGGCGCATGAATGGCCGTCAGACAACTGCTGACAGGGTACCGAACTGACTGCCTTCGAGAAAATGGGCAGCCAGGATCGGCTGGTAGGCCGCGCCCATCGCCGCCGCCGATCGACCGAGCTGACCGGCCTGGACCGCGATCGGCGATATTTCCTGCGTATCCAGCTCTTTGAGGGCGCTGCGCATGCGCGCGATCATCTCGTCCTTGATGGCCTGGGGAAAGCCACCATCGACCACGGCTTTGGCCACATCAACGACGGCGGCGGCCGAAACCGCCGCAGTGGCGAGTGCCCGCGCGGTGTGCGTGACCCAGGCATCGACACGCGGATTTGCCAAGCCCCACTCAGCGGAGTCGCTGCGCAGGCGTATGCCTTCACCGGCTTCAGCTGATAGGTCGCGCTCCAACATGTAGATCGAGGCGCTGTGGACTAGCTGGTTCGGCTGGGCATCGATATTGTCGACCATCAGCGTGCCGAATGCACCGGCATTGCCTGTCTTGCCAAAGAACACCTGCCCGCCAAGCACGACTCCACCGCCGACAAAGGCGCCGACATAAAAATACAAAAAGTCAGAAAGCGCCTGCGCCGCGCCGAACATCAATTCGCCGCTGCAGCCCATGCTCGCATCGTTGGCGAGCAGAACAGGCAGATCGGTGAAGGCCGCAAAGCTGGTTGCGAAATCATAAGCCCGCCACGCCGCCATCATCTCTTCGGGCGCACCGGCTGCATCGGCCTTTTTCCAAAGGCCAAACGGCGAGGCAACCCCGATGCCCACGATCCGGCTGCGCAAGTGGGCCGGCAGGGCCTTTCCAATGGACGCAATGCTTTCGTCCACGAAGGCGTCAATCATCTCCGGCAGGGGGTAGGCGTAGCGCGTGGCGCGGGTTGCGACGACCTCGCCAACCATGTTCATCAAGATGAGATCGGCGCCGCGCCGGCCAATGCGAAGCCCATAGGCGAGCGCACCTTCAGGGTTCAGCGACACCGGAATGGAAGGCTTTCCGACGCGTCCCTTTTGCGGGGTGCCGCGCAAAAGCATGCCGTCAGCTTGAAGCGATCGGGTGATGATCGAAGCGGTCTGCGCCGACAGTGACGTCAGGCGCGCGATCTGCGAACTGGCGACCTGCCCTTCGTTCTTCACCACCGAAAGAACCAGGCGCTCATTGTGGTTGCGCAACCGCGACGGGTTGGCCCCGTCGCCGCTGGCGGCGCTACGGCTCGGTGCTGTTCGCGGGCTTTGTTCCATTGCTTCCTCTGGACCCAGCCTAGGCAGTTTAATTATTAAATCAAGTTTACTTATTTATTGACGCGGGCCGGACCGTCTGCTTACCTTGGCGCTCATCTCGCGCCCAGACCGCCAGTTTGGTGCGGTGCGTGGTGGACCAAAAGGACCCAAGAAAAATGATCCTCGGGAGGAACCTATGAAGAACCTAATCGCAAGCACCGCCCTTGTTGCTGTCGCTGCCGCCGGTTTGGCTGGCACGGCGTCCATCGCATCGGCCGACAATCATGGCGATGTTTCGGCCTGCCTGATTACCAAGACCGATACCAACCCGTTCTTCGTGAAAATGCGTGAAGGTGCATCGGCGGCCGCTGAGGAGCTTGGCATTGAGCTGTCCTCCTTTGCTGGACGCATTGACGGTGACCATGAAACGCAGGTTGCTGCCATCGAGACGTGCATCGCCAACGGCGCGAGCGGGATCTTACTCACCGCGTCGGACACCTCAGCCATCGTGCCGGCCGTTCAGCAGGCGCGCGACGCGGGCATCTTGGTGATCGCGCTCGATACACCGCTGGAGCCGATTGACGCCGCCGACATGACGTTTGCAACCGACAATTTTCTCGCCGGTGAGTTGATCGGCCAGTGGGCGGCAGCCGCCTTAGGCGATGATGCTGCCGATGCGCGCATTGCCATGCTCGATCTTGCCGTTAGCCAGCCGACCGTTGGCGTGCTGCGCGATCAGGGCTTCCTGCAAGGCTTTGGAATCGACCTTGGCGATCCCAACCGGTGGGGTGATGAAAACGATCCCCGCATTGTTGGCAACGAGGTGACCGCCGGTAATGAGGAAGGTGGTCGCCGCGCGATGGAAAGCCTGCTGGCTGTCGATCCCACGATCAATGTTGTCTACACGATCAACGAGCCTGCTGCCGCTGGCGCCTTTGAGGCGCTGCGCGCCATTGGCCGCCAAGATGATGTGCTCATCGTTTCAGTCGATGGCGGTTGCCCAGGTGTCCAGAATGTCGCTGACGGCGTTATCGGTGCGACATCGCAGCAATATCCGCTACTGATGGCATCTCTCGGTATCGAAGCAATCGCCGAATGGGCGGCCAATGGCACGGCCCCGGCTGCGACCGAAGGCAAGGACTTCTTCGACACTGGCGTTGCACTGGTTACCGACAATCCTGTCGATGGTGTGGACAGCATCGACACCGCCGAGGGCATGGACCGCTGCTGGGGTTGATCTGACACCTGCCTTTGCAAGACACTTCGGCAAGAAGGCGGGCTTCGGTCCGCCTTTTTCAAACAAGCCAGGATCAACCTGGCATTGAAATTTAGGAAACGTGGGAGCTGGGATGTCACAGACCGACGACTACGAAGCCGCCGCCGGTGGCGCCGATGCGCAAGTTGCCGCCTTCACCGATGACCGCCGCGGGCTGCTGGGCACCATCCAGCACGCTCTGCACACCAACCCGGCTTTGGTGCCGCTGATCGTTCTGATCGCATCGATCATTATTTTTGGCATGCTGCTCGGGCAGCGGTTTTTCTCGCCCTTTGCTCTAACGCTCATTCTCCAGCAGGTGCAGATCGTCGGCATTGTTGCGGCGGCGCAGAGCCTTGTGATCCTGACCGCTGGCATCGATCTGAGCGTCGGTGCCATCGCGGTCATTTCCTCGGTGATCATGGGCCAGTTCGCTTTTCGCTATGGCCTGCCGCCGGAGATCGCAGTCGTCTGCGGCCTGGTGTTCGGCACGGCGATTGGCACCGTCAATGGCTGGCTTGTCGCGGTGATGAAATTGCCGCCCTTCATTGTCACGCTCGGCATGTGGCAGATCGTGCTTGCGGCCAACTTCCTTTACTCAGCCAACGAGACCATCCGCAGCCAAGACATCGCCGCTGACGCGCCCGTGCTGCAGTTGATGGGCAGCAGTTACAATGTTGGCGGTGCCATCTTCACGCTCGGCGTGATTTTCATGATCGTGCTTTTTTTGCTGCTGTCCTATGTGCTCAAACACACCGCCTGGGGACGGCATGTCTATGCCGTTGGCGACGACCCTGAGGCCGCACAACTGTCCGGCGTCAACGTCACCAAGACGCTGATCTCGGTCTATGCCGTCGCAGGCCTCATCTGCGCCTTTGCCGGATGGGCCATCATCGGCCGCATTGGCTCTGTCTCGCCCACATCGGGGCAATTGCTCAACATTGAAAGCATCACCGCCGTGGTGATCGGCGGCATCTCGCTCTTTGGCGGTCGCGGCTCGATCATGGGGGCATTTTTCGGCGCCTTGATCGTTGGCGTGTTCACGCTTGGATTGCGGCTCCTCGGCGCGGATGCGCAATGGACGTTCCTTCTCATCGGGGTGCTCATCATCGCCGCCGTGGCGGTCGATCAGTGGATCAGAAAGGTAGCCGCCTAATGGAACCGATCCTCAAAGCGCGCGGGCTGGTGAAGCGCTATGGCAAGGTCACCGCGCTCGACCATTGCGATTTCGATCTCTTGCCTGGCGAAATTTTGGCCGTCATTGGCGACAACGGCGCCGGCAAATCCTCGCTGATCAAAGTGATCTCCGGCGCCGTGGGACAGGACGCGGGCAAGGTGATGCTGGAAGGCAAAGAGGTGCGGTTTTCCTCGCCCATTCATGCGCGTGAGGCCGGCATCGAAACCGTCTACCAGACCCTTGCCATGTCACCGGCGCTCTCGATTGCCGATAACATGTTCATGGGCCGCGAGATCCGCAAGCCAGGAGTCATGGGCAGCCTGTTCCGTCAGCTTGATCGCAAGCAGATGGAAAAACTCGCCCGCGACAAGCTGTCGGAGCTCGGCTTGATGACCATTCAAAACATCAACCAAGCGGTAGAGACGCTGTCTGGTGGTCAACGCCAAGGCGTGGCCGTGGCGCGGGCTGCCGCTTTTGGGTCCAAGGTCATCATTCTGGATGAACCAACTGCGGCGCTCGGCGTGAAAGAAAGCCGCAAGGTGCTTGAACTTATCCAAGATGTGCGCAGCCGCGGTATCCCGATCATCCTGATCAGTCACAACATGCCCCACGTGTTCGAAGTGGCCGACCGCATCCATGTGCACCGGCTTGGCAAGAGATTATGCGTGGTGAAGCCGGATGACTTCACCATGTCGGACGCCGTGGCCTTCATGACGGGCGCCAAGAAACCACCTGAAGACGCCGTACCGCAGGCTGCCTGACTGGCCGCACCTGCTCGCTCAAGAAAGACCGGCTATGTCGGACGTGATCACCCGATTTGACGATTTGGTGGATGCCCTTGGCGATCCAGCGACCGACAAGCGGCGCCTTATCGCCATCGTCGGGGCGCCAGGCGGCGGGAAATCGACGTTGAGCGAGGCCCTGGCTGAGGCGCTTAATCAGCGCGACCCTGGTGCGGCGTCAATTCTACCCATGGACGGCTTTCATCTCGACGACGATGTGCTGCGCGCGCGAGGCCGCCTGGAACGCAAAGGCGCGCCTGACACCTTCGATGTTGGAGGCCTCGTTCATATGCAACGACGCTTGGCTACCAATGAGGAGGCCGAGATCGCCGTCCCGCTGTTCGACCGGACGCATGAGGTGTCACGTGCCGGCGCGCGGATCATTCCTAATTCGGTGAAGACCGTTCTGGTCGAAGGCAATTACTTGCTGTTGGCAGAACCCCCTTGGGATCAACTCGCCGCGTTCTACGATCTGACGGTACAAATCGATGTGTCGGAGGAAGTCTTACGTGCCCGTCTGGTTGAGCGTTGGCGCGAACACAAACTGCCAGAAGAGGTGGCGCGGCGGCGGATTGAAGACAATGATTTGCCGAACGCGCGCCTGGTGAAAGCAGCCTCTCGTCCGGCTGACATTGTTTTTCGGGAGGCTGCCACAGCCTTTGGAGCAACCGCCAGGTCGGTCGGTTGAGCGACAGAGCCGCTAGGCTGGACGACGTAAAAGAGCCGTCATCACCGCATCACGATGCTGCTTCTGTTGTTCTGTCGGATTGAGTTGGCGAAGCATACTCAAGGCTTCGATCCGTGATGCTTCCACAATCGCCTGCTCGGCACGCTCAGCCTTGCTGAAGAACCAGCCCTGGACGCCATGGCAACCAAGCTGGCGCACAAGTCTTAGCTCATCTTCAGTCTCGACGCCCTCGGCAATCACCCTCAAATCCAGTCCCTTACCAAGGCTGACAATGCCGCGAAGAAGCTTGCGTTTCTCAACGCTCTGGTGCGCCGAGGAGACGAAGGTACGGTCAATCTTCAACGCGTCGAATGGCAACTGATTGAGATAGCCGAGCGAGGAGTACCCCGTGCCGAAATCATCAAGCGCCAGTTGGATGCCGCGCTCTTTCAACCGCGTCAGTATTCCATTCAATCGGTCGATGCTTTCGGCCGCGAAGACGCTTTCCGTCAGCTCGATGCAGAGCAGTTTCGGATCGAGCTTGGAGCTTTCAAGAGCGCCGTCGATCACTTTTTCCAAGTCACCATGCCAGACCTGCGCGGCGGACACGTTGACGGCGATTGTGCGCGGCGGCAGTCCATCATCGATCCAGGCCTGCGCCTCGTTGCACGCGGTCTGCAGAACGAAGGCGCCGAGATCGGCGATGAGATGCGAGCTTTCGGCGATCGGCACGAACTGGCTGGGTGGAATAAAGCCACCGCCCCCCTTCGGCAACCGCAGCAAGGCTTCAAAGCCACCAACTCTGCCCTGTCGAATGTCAACCACGGGCTGGTAGTGCACCTCGAAACGCTCTTCATCGAGTGCTGATCGAACCTCGGTTGCCAGCGACAGCCGGGCACTCAGCGCCTCGCTGTAGCTGTCATCATAATAGGTTGTGCGCCCTCGGCCGCTTTCCTTCGAGGCGTAGAGTGCAAGGTCAGCGAACCTCAACAACTCATCGGGATCGTCGGAATGGACGGGCATGAGCGCAACGCCAACACTGGCGTTGGTGCGCACCGTGCCCAGCGACAAAGTTGCCGGATGACCCATGCTCTCAATGATGCGCGCGCACAGACAGTCGAGCGCCTGACGGCTGACATTGCCTTCCACAATGACCGCGAACTCATCACCGCCGAGGCGCGCGACGAAGTTCTCTTCGCGCACCACATTGGCAAGCCGGCGACCGACAATGCCAAGCAATTGATCACCGGCCTCGTGGCCAAGCGTGTCGTTGACCTCTTTGAAGTGGTCAAGATCGAGAAGGATCAATGCGGCGGTGTGATCGGCATTGCGCGCCGCATCGCTGATCCGCTTCAACTCGCGGGTAAACAGCGTGCGGTTGGCCAGCCCCGTCAAATTGTCGAAATAGGCGAGCTGCTCCAGTTCACGGGCCGCGGCGCGTTCTTTGGTGACATCCTGCATTGTGCCAAACAGCGCAAACGGTTCGCCCTTGGCGTCCCGCTCCAACGTGCATTGCAATTGCAGGTCGATTTGCGTGCCATCGCCTCGTTCCACGCGG
Protein-coding regions in this window:
- a CDS encoding ROK family protein, which encodes MEQSPRTAPSRSAASGDGANPSRLRNHNERLVLSVVKNEGQVASSQIARLTSLSAQTASIITRSLQADGMLLRGTPQKGRVGKPSIPVSLNPEGALAYGLRIGRRGADLILMNMVGEVVATRATRYAYPLPEMIDAFVDESIASIGKALPAHLRSRIVGIGVASPFGLWKKADAAGAPEEMMAAWRAYDFATSFAAFTDLPVLLANDASMGCSGELMFGAAQALSDFLYFYVGAFVGGGVVLGGQVFFGKTGNAGAFGTLMVDNIDAQPNQLVHSASIYMLERDLSAEAGEGIRLRSDSAEWGLANPRVDAWVTHTARALATAAVSAAAVVDVAKAVVDGGFPQAIKDEMIARMRSALKELDTQEISPIAVQAGQLGRSAAAMGAAYQPILAAHFLEGSQFGTLSAVV
- a CDS encoding sugar ABC transporter substrate-binding protein gives rise to the protein MKNLIASTALVAVAAAGLAGTASIASADNHGDVSACLITKTDTNPFFVKMREGASAAAEELGIELSSFAGRIDGDHETQVAAIETCIANGASGILLTASDTSAIVPAVQQARDAGILVIALDTPLEPIDAADMTFATDNFLAGELIGQWAAAALGDDAADARIAMLDLAVSQPTVGVLRDQGFLQGFGIDLGDPNRWGDENDPRIVGNEVTAGNEEGGRRAMESLLAVDPTINVVYTINEPAAAGAFEALRAIGRQDDVLIVSVDGGCPGVQNVADGVIGATSQQYPLLMASLGIEAIAEWAANGTAPAATEGKDFFDTGVALVTDNPVDGVDSIDTAEGMDRCWG
- a CDS encoding ABC transporter permease, which produces MSQTDDYEAAAGGADAQVAAFTDDRRGLLGTIQHALHTNPALVPLIVLIASIIIFGMLLGQRFFSPFALTLILQQVQIVGIVAAAQSLVILTAGIDLSVGAIAVISSVIMGQFAFRYGLPPEIAVVCGLVFGTAIGTVNGWLVAVMKLPPFIVTLGMWQIVLAANFLYSANETIRSQDIAADAPVLQLMGSSYNVGGAIFTLGVIFMIVLFLLLSYVLKHTAWGRHVYAVGDDPEAAQLSGVNVTKTLISVYAVAGLICAFAGWAIIGRIGSVSPTSGQLLNIESITAVVIGGISLFGGRGSIMGAFFGALIVGVFTLGLRLLGADAQWTFLLIGVLIIAAVAVDQWIRKVAA
- a CDS encoding sugar ABC transporter ATP-binding protein — its product is MDVPSHRGAHHRRRGGRSVDQKGSRLMEPILKARGLVKRYGKVTALDHCDFDLLPGEILAVIGDNGAGKSSLIKVISGAVGQDAGKVMLEGKEVRFSSPIHAREAGIETVYQTLAMSPALSIADNMFMGREIRKPGVMGSLFRQLDRKQMEKLARDKLSELGLMTIQNINQAVETLSGGQRQGVAVARAAAFGSKVIILDEPTAALGVKESRKVLELIQDVRSRGIPIILISHNMPHVFEVADRIHVHRLGKRLCVVKPDDFTMSDAVAFMTGAKKPPEDAVPQAA
- a CDS encoding nucleoside/nucleotide kinase family protein, with amino-acid sequence MSDVITRFDDLVDALGDPATDKRRLIAIVGAPGGGKSTLSEALAEALNQRDPGAASILPMDGFHLDDDVLRARGRLERKGAPDTFDVGGLVHMQRRLATNEEAEIAVPLFDRTHEVSRAGARIIPNSVKTVLVEGNYLLLAEPPWDQLAAFYDLTVQIDVSEEVLRARLVERWREHKLPEEVARRRIEDNDLPNARLVKAASRPADIVFREAATAFGATARSVG
- a CDS encoding EAL domain-containing protein → MNDDSAYDEVALRRRYTWQYIAAMALVAASIIIGAFQVNQILDVNRQQGEIINVAASQRMLSQRLALLPDRVLSETNAYRRNRALRDIRLAVERMREAHVYLTEGRDGEPAPAQATAALRHHYAPAGRGLENMVASFIRTYEAFANAPEEFREAIEFQRMNAENGLLVRLDQAVELYTQTAEQEMALAMRVHGIWVFIALSFVLLVAIFIFRPLARDAAKAVGSIGAELDERAGLLSRSFKIAKMGHWRAINAEADPLWMSQELIDMYDMDRREGFVPLSVIQEGDVVPEGTSIEDNLQHAAFKRTWQKGEPTVARSQYRKPNGDIIDMLVHMEAEFGPDGEVVGVVGVIKDDTAEAEADRALKESYAVIEHKSRDLMESQRLGKLASWRVCLETMTVEWDERGYELMRFDPEKLDMSVENVSRCYIDGSRERLAEFRNRAIETGTRQSDTFRVERGDGTQIDLQLQCTLERDAKGEPFALFGTMQDVTKERAAARELEQLAYFDNLTGLANRTLFTRELKRISDAARNADHTAALILLDLDHFKEVNDTLGHEAGDQLLGIVGRRLANVVREENFVARLGGDEFAVIVEGNVSRQALDCLCARIIESMGHPATLSLGTVRTNASVGVALMPVHSDDPDELLRFADLALYASKESGRGRTTYYDDSYSEALSARLSLATEVRSALDEERFEVHYQPVVDIRQGRVGGFEALLRLPKGGGGFIPPSQFVPIAESSHLIADLGAFVLQTACNEAQAWIDDGLPPRTIAVNVSAAQVWHGDLEKVIDGALESSKLDPKLLCIELTESVFAAESIDRLNGILTRLKERGIQLALDDFGTGYSSLGYLNQLPFDALKIDRTFVSSAHQSVEKRKLLRGIVSLGKGLDLRVIAEGVETEDELRLVRQLGCHGVQGWFFSKAERAEQAIVEASRIEALSMLRQLNPTEQQKQHRDAVMTALLRRPA